DNA from Daucus carota subsp. sativus chromosome 1, DH1 v3.0, whole genome shotgun sequence:
AAGTCAAGATTTCCTTgaagaaacaaaattttataaaagttaaaaacaattCGATAATTATTGTCTTTTTAAAAAACGGAGCACGCAACACtcttttatatcatatttcaaTTCTTAGAGTCTTCCTTCTACTACTCCAAAAGTGGTTCTATTATAGGCCACATATTAATAGATCgatacaaatttattaaaaagatcCTTATTTTCAACAATCAATATCAGTTTGACTACAAATTTATCTGAAATGACCCTTGTTAATGGACTCTAGCTTATAGGGTCAAACTTGGCTATACATGCCTCGGAGAAAATTCACCAGTTCGTAGAAGAGACCTTTCTGCTATCAACTCTATGAAAAATGCAGCACTTATCATCTAAATAAAAATCAGTAAGACTATCTTAGATTCTCTGAAGTGTTTATATTGCAGCCGCTTGTATTGAATACACACATAAATAACCACACATAATCAGCAAGGTTCGAATTTTTTTGGTTTAACCATATCACCAACATGAAGAAAAGACTTTCAAGCGTCATAATAGCTAAGAGCTTTTATTTTCAGGATAACCCCGGTctagattattataaaaaacTTGTTTATATGGAGACATAATAAAGGTCCCAGAATTTTTTACTCTTCAAGATTTCCGTTTCTAGCCAAATTTTTTgaccataaataatatattggtTTTACctgaaaacaaaatttaaagaaaattcaaatttttttattacttcttttcttttattattacttcttttcttttattttgaaattgcaAAACAGCTCAAAGTAGTTCTAAAAGAATCATTCTCCCCGCTAGAATCAGTTACAATTAAGGTTGACAAGATGTTTTAGCTGCGAGTTCTTCAAATTATTGCTCGTAAGGTCCACGACAGCTTAGATAGTCACCAAAACTTTGGCCTGTGGATTAAGTTGATGAAATCTAGTGTATTAGAATCAATGACAGCACTATTTTATGGGATTGATGCTCACTCTTCATATTATGTGTTTTTCTAATGTGTGTGTCCAAATacacacaataaacactaaatttgataaaaaatcgTAATATTAGTCATTCCGCTCATAAATTTCAAGTGGAGAAGAAAGAGTTTCTCAAAAAAAAGTGGAGAAGAAAGAGCATCGTGATTGTCATTGTACCCTTAAAATTTGTTCGATTAGGTTTTTTACATAGTTTGCGCGTGGTCATCTGGGTATGCCTTCATTATATTAAGCCAATCTAGTAATTCCATATTAAAcaagtttaaaattttcaaattttgatcttaataaaattgaaaaaatagtgaactttttcttatttatgatattaacaAATCTCTTACTTTTTTATTACTGTATtcaactaaatattttttacaaaccctcataaatgcatcacatcagttatgaaatttaaaacaaatatatccaatttcttcgagaaagatggttgtataatttttaattaaaaaatttaattatttttatttttaacataatttacaactaaaaaaatattatatgttcactgctttgtaatataattaaatatatcttaAATACAGTTTTTCCTATATATATGCTAACCTCGAGAGACGTTGAAGATCATCCCAAACAAAATTTGAAAGGGAAAATGAAAATGAGGAATTGCAACCTCTGTTTTTTCACCATCAGTATGATGCTCATCTTCTTGCAGTTGCAGCACCACCTGGTGGCTTGTTCATTAAGCCCCCACTTGCAGAAACTTGCCTTGTTCCACTTTAACCAAACCTTCACAATCACTCCTGGGGATTGCGAGTATTATTCCTACAAAGACGAAGAATTTTACGAAATTCCTTCACGGGCAAAGACAAAGAACTGGAGCATGAGTTCTGATCACTGCACATGGGATGGAGTTAGCTGCGACGACAAGACGGGGGACGTAATTGGACTGGATTTAACTTGCGGTCAGCTGGTAGGAGCCATACACTCAAACAGCACTCTTTTCCAACTCTCTCATCTTCGCTTCCTCGACCTTTCTTACAATGACTTTTCCCTCTCCGATCAGTTCCCTCAGGAATTTGGCTTCTTTGCAAAAGGATTGACGCATCTCAACCTCTCTCGTACTGGATTATCAGGGAGAGTTACCTCAGGAATCTCTCATTTGCATAAACTGGTCTCACTTGATCTCAGTGAGAACTTTGAAGCTGAACTTGAAGCAGAAGTGTTTAAATCACTATTGCAGAATTTAACGCATCTCAGAGTGCTTAATCTTCATGAAGTTAACATCCCATCTGTTTTGCCGGTGAATATCTCTACTTCTCTAAGAGTTCTTCAATTGTCGTATACTCATATACACGGAGTAGTACCGCAAGAAGTTTTCCACCTTCCCAACTTGGAATTACTTGATTTATCAAATAATCACGACCTGAGAGCTACATTATCCAAAGTTAAGTGGGGAAGTAAAGCTACTCTCCAATACCTTCATCTTTCATACATCAACATAGATGGAGGTATACCTGACTCAATAGGCTTTTTGGAGTCATTAGTCAGTTTAGATCTGCTCGACTGTAATTTGTCTGGGACGATGCCAAGATCCATTGGACACCTCGTTCAACTTACTCACTTGGACCTCTCTTTTAATAATCTCAATGGCCCAATTCTAACTTTTTTTACAAACCTTACTGACTTAAGATATATGTCCCTTGGGCTTAACAATTTTACTGGTCCGTTTCCCTCTTTTCTTGCCCACTCTAGTAAACTAGTTGAGTTGTATCTTTATGGTAATAGGTTTACTGGATCCGTACCTCGTTCGTTGTTTCACCATCCATCGTTAGAGTTCTTGAATTTGGCATATAATGCATTCACAGGTCAACTCCATGAATTTGATTCTTCTCGATCTCGGCTGCAATCTTTTTCTTGTTCCAGCAATTTACTCTATGGATCCATTCCTCATTCATTTTCTCAACTTGTGAATCTCACTGAACTAGACTTTTCATCAAACAGTTTCAGCGGGGTTTTGGATTTGGAAATGTTTTCAGGCCTCGGATTTCTAAAACGTCTTGATCTTTCTCATAACAGTCTTTCAGTGAGAAGTACAATTACGGACACTCTCCCTCCCAATCTTTACCACTTGGACTTGTCATCATGTAACATGAAAGAGTTTCCTCACTTTTCAAGAGATGCACACATCTTCCTGGATTTTGTAGACCTATCAAACAATGAAATTGAAGGGGAAATTCCACACTGGATTGGGTCGATAGGGAGGTACTCTGTCTACTATCACATCCCCTATCTGAATCTTTCTCACAACAAACTAATAGGCGGTCTTGAGCAATTGCCTTGGGGTCATATTAGGTTTCTTGATCTCCAATACAATAAGCTGAATGGATCATTGCCCACCTTGATGTGTAATTCCAGCTCTCTTTATATTCTAAATCTCTCTCACAACAATTTGAGTGGTGTACTACCCAGTTGTCCTACAAATTTGACTCGTCTTTCAGTGTTGGATCTGCGGAGGAATAAAATTCAGGGAAACATTCCAGCAACCTTGTCAAATTTCCGTAACCTGGAAACTATTAATTTGAATGGAAACCGATTACAAGGAAGCATTCCTTCTTCTTTTGCTGAATTTGATTCTTTAGCCATTCTTGATCTTGgaaataataagataaatgaTACATTCCCCCGGTGTTTGGAAGCTCTTCCAAATCTTCAAGTTCTTGTTCTCAAATCAAACAAGTTTTATGGTCTTATAAACACTAGTTCTAAGATTGTATACCCATTTCCTAGATTGAGAATCATTGATCTGTCGGACAATGAGTTTTCCGGTCCACTGCCAGCGAAATACTTCAGAAACTTCAAGGCTATGATGAATAGTGATGTAAGCAAAATAGATCGCAGTTATATGAATTATAGTTCCTATTACAGTGATTCCACGACTCTGGTGATTAAAGGAGTAGACATGGAGTTGGTAAAGATATTAACTATTTTTACAACCATGGATGTCTCAAGGAACCATTTTGAAGGGGAGATTGTAGAATCAATTGGAAATCTGGTGTCACTTAGACTTCTCAATTTATCTCACAATCATCTCAGAGGCCGCATACCATTCATGATTGGAAATTTGTCAATGCTGGAATCACTAGACCTCTCATTCAACCAACTTGAAGGAGAAATTCCGCAACAGCTCACCAGTATATATACACTTGAACGTCTTAATCTGTCATGCAACCAACTCAGTGGTCGTATTCCACAAGGTTCTCAGTTTAATACATTTGATAATGATAGCTATGCTGGTAACTTGGGGCTGTGTGGAAATCCATTGTCCAAAAAGTGTGAACCTGATATTGTGGAGAAAGAAAGTGACgaagatgaggatgatgattaCTTCTTTAGTGGATTTACTTGGGAAGCGGTGGTGATTGGATATGGGTGTGGAGTGGTGCCTGCATTTATCACTGGCTACCTGATGTTGTTGGCACGGAAACCAAAATGGTTTGCTGGAATCATTGGCAGGGAATTGGGCCTGAAGATCAGGAGGATGGAGATTAGAATGCGATAACTAAAGGTTTGCTGTAATCTATATCCCATTTGTAGGTCTTCAATATTCAGTAATAATATAGTAATATCTGCTATCATATAATTCTATATTTGCAGATTGGAGAGGCATGAACATTTTGGCATGTAAGTTGATGGGACAAGCAGGATTCAGATGCACATGAATCAACTACTTCGGTGTTGTAGGCAGCTAGGTTAATAAACCACTACTTGAGCTGTTAAGCATCTTTggtcattttaaatataaattgtacaaTAAAAGATACTTACTCTGCACATATTCTAAGTTCCATATACAAGTTCTGTATTGTTTAGTTACTCTGCACAAACTCTAAGTTAGTTTCAACCACTGGGGTGTAAGCAGCCAAGTTAATAAACCAGCAGTTTCTGTAGCTTTCACAACGTTGCTTCATATTATTTTCCCCCTTGTTAGATGAGCAATATATTTGTGGAATGGATGTACCTGAATTTGGTATCCGAAGCTTAGTTATAGAAATTGTAGATCAGCTAGTTTGCAACTTACTGGAATGCTTTCCATTGGACTTGATTTACTCGTAGAGAAGCAGCACGCAATGTTAAGGAAGGCCTGATACATAATGTATTTAAGATAATGTTTTGCATCAATTATTACAAAAAGCTACTACTTTAAATTGATGAACATTTACTATAGCAGTACTGTGGTATTAAAGTGAGTACTAATATTAGTGGCGGAGGCAGAACACAATGTTAGGGGGgcactttttaatttttaacattctAGGGGCAATTTTTAACATTCCAGGGgacacaaaaaataatattttgtagattaatattatcaa
Protein-coding regions in this window:
- the LOC108213146 gene encoding receptor-like protein 33, with product MKMRNCNLCFFTISMMLIFLQLQHHLVACSLSPHLQKLALFHFNQTFTITPGDCEYYSYKDEEFYEIPSRAKTKNWSMSSDHCTWDGVSCDDKTGDVIGLDLTCGQLVGAIHSNSTLFQLSHLRFLDLSYNDFSLSDQFPQEFGFFAKGLTHLNLSRTGLSGRVTSGISHLHKLVSLDLSENFEAELEAEVFKSLLQNLTHLRVLNLHEVNIPSVLPVNISTSLRVLQLSYTHIHGVVPQEVFHLPNLELLDLSNNHDLRATLSKVKWGSKATLQYLHLSYINIDGGIPDSIGFLESLVSLDLLDCNLSGTMPRSIGHLVQLTHLDLSFNNLNGPILTFFTNLTDLRYMSLGLNNFTGPFPSFLAHSSKLVELYLYGNRFTGSVPRSLFHHPSLEFLNLAYNAFTGQLHEFDSSRSRLQSFSCSSNLLYGSIPHSFSQLVNLTELDFSSNSFSGVLDLEMFSGLGFLKRLDLSHNSLSVRSTITDTLPPNLYHLDLSSCNMKEFPHFSRDAHIFLDFVDLSNNEIEGEIPHWIGSIGRYSVYYHIPYLNLSHNKLIGGLEQLPWGHIRFLDLQYNKLNGSLPTLMCNSSSLYILNLSHNNLSGVLPSCPTNLTRLSVLDLRRNKIQGNIPATLSNFRNLETINLNGNRLQGSIPSSFAEFDSLAILDLGNNKINDTFPRCLEALPNLQVLVLKSNKFYGLINTSSKIVYPFPRLRIIDLSDNEFSGPLPAKYFRNFKAMMNSDVSKIDRSYMNYSSYYSDSTTLVIKGVDMELVKILTIFTTMDVSRNHFEGEIVESIGNLVSLRLLNLSHNHLRGRIPFMIGNLSMLESLDLSFNQLEGEIPQQLTSIYTLERLNLSCNQLSGRIPQGSQFNTFDNDSYAGNLGLCGNPLSKKCEPDIVEKESDEDEDDDYFFSGFTWEAVVIGYGCGVVPAFITGYLMLLARKPKWFAGIIGRELGLKIRRMEIRMR